One Mycobacterium sp. SMC-4 DNA window includes the following coding sequences:
- a CDS encoding PaaI family thioesterase, whose translation MPESLLPPERLPSHTTTCMGCGPDNPHGLRLVVHRSGDAVYTDVTFDERHIGAPGLAHGGAVAAACDDVLGFTLWIAGTPAVTRTLTVEYLRPVPLHQTHRITAHIVSREGRALHVTATGTGEGGIARFTASAVFIVVSPEHFAAHGDVSAFGDLLEQFSRRGGLDPEPS comes from the coding sequence GTGCCCGAAAGCCTGTTGCCGCCCGAGCGGCTGCCCTCGCACACCACGACATGCATGGGTTGCGGCCCGGACAACCCCCACGGACTGCGGTTGGTGGTGCATCGTAGCGGCGACGCGGTGTACACCGATGTGACGTTCGATGAGCGCCATATCGGGGCCCCGGGCCTGGCCCATGGCGGGGCAGTGGCCGCGGCATGTGATGACGTCCTGGGCTTCACGTTGTGGATCGCCGGAACCCCGGCGGTGACCCGCACCCTGACGGTCGAATATTTGCGGCCGGTGCCGCTGCATCAGACCCACCGGATTACTGCCCACATCGTCTCTCGTGAAGGGCGGGCGCTGCATGTCACGGCGACAGGCACGGGTGAGGGTGGGATCGCCCGCTTCACCGCCAGTGCAGTGTTCATTGTCGTCAGCCCTGAGCACTTCGCCGCACACGGCGATGTCAGCGCTTTCGGCGATCTTCTGGAGCAGTTCTCGCGCCGCGGCGGCCTCGACCCGGAGCCGTCATGA
- a CDS encoding DUF6188 family protein — MYTQWIENLVVQRLSLHGGLVLDFDDYNEIVISCPLLLTLPAVGTYPIEAVRIDPLRIATHERPLLNLAGALCTQAWSSDDGGLHLSFSRGHRIDVDPDAEQTAWELYGMRHGYMACLPQGRVRVVRHDLPDTDDANIVNSVRQSSAGSARQTH; from the coding sequence ATGTACACCCAATGGATCGAAAACCTTGTCGTACAACGCCTCTCGCTGCACGGCGGCCTGGTTCTGGATTTCGATGATTACAACGAAATCGTCATCTCCTGCCCCCTACTATTGACGCTTCCTGCCGTCGGCACCTACCCCATCGAGGCGGTGCGTATTGACCCCCTCAGGATCGCGACCCACGAACGCCCGCTGCTGAACCTCGCCGGCGCACTGTGCACCCAGGCCTGGTCCAGCGACGATGGAGGGCTACACCTGAGCTTCTCGCGCGGACATCGCATCGATGTCGATCCCGACGCTGAACAGACAGCGTGGGAGCTCTATGGCATGCGCCACGGCTACATGGCCTGTCTACCTCAAGGACGGGTACGCGTGGTCCGCCATGACCTCCCCGACACCGACGACGCCAACATCGTCAACAGCGTCAGGCAATCATCGGCGGGGTCGGCGCGGCAGACCCACTAA
- a CDS encoding TetR family transcriptional regulator has translation MTVPQARSHGKTPPSEANSVAAEKRAANASRSRASARRRETILDAALVVAAAGGYEAVQMRTVAERVGIAVGTLYRYFPAKTHLLVAALTREFRRLDSAGDWASGEGTPLERLERLTAHLHDRWQRDPWLTTAMTRAFAVADTRAAAELDRAADEIQILLARTLRGGEPTPTDLHVAGIISDIWLANLVAFSGHRATAADTRDRIDRATRRVVTSAARPAVYR, from the coding sequence ATGACTGTCCCTCAGGCGCGCAGCCACGGGAAAACCCCGCCTTCGGAAGCGAACTCGGTCGCTGCAGAGAAGCGAGCCGCTAACGCGTCGCGTTCACGCGCGTCCGCACGGCGCCGGGAGACCATTCTTGATGCAGCTTTGGTCGTGGCCGCGGCGGGTGGTTACGAGGCGGTTCAGATGCGGACAGTTGCCGAGCGGGTCGGCATCGCCGTCGGCACGCTTTACCGCTATTTCCCGGCGAAAACCCACTTGCTGGTGGCAGCGCTGACGCGCGAGTTCCGTCGACTCGACTCGGCCGGGGACTGGGCGAGTGGTGAGGGCACACCGCTGGAACGGCTCGAACGGCTCACCGCACATCTGCATGACCGCTGGCAGCGCGACCCATGGCTGACGACGGCCATGACACGGGCCTTCGCAGTCGCAGATACCCGCGCCGCCGCGGAACTCGACCGCGCGGCCGATGAGATCCAGATCCTGCTGGCCCGCACGCTCAGGGGCGGCGAGCCCACTCCTACCGATCTGCACGTGGCTGGGATCATCTCCGACATCTGGCTGGCCAACCTCGTGGCCTTCAGCGGCCACCGCGCGACAGCCGCCGACACCCGCGACCGCATTGACCGAGCCACCAGGCGCGTCGTGACCAGCGCTGCTAGGCCAGCCGTCTACCGGTAA